A DNA window from Leopardus geoffroyi isolate Oge1 chromosome A1, O.geoffroyi_Oge1_pat1.0, whole genome shotgun sequence contains the following coding sequences:
- the SMIM15 gene encoding small integral membrane protein 15 isoform X1, with the protein MAPVVDTTKMFDVKAWAEYVVEWAAKDPYGFLTTVILALTPLFLASAVLSWKLAKMIEAREKEQKKKQKRQENIAKAKRLKKD; encoded by the exons ATGGCACCTGTTGTGG ACACTACCAAGATGTTTGACGTAAAGGCTTGGGCTGAGTATGTTGTGGAATGGGCTGCAAAGGACCCGTATGGCTTCCTTACAACGGTTATTTTGGCCCTTACTCCATTGTTTCTAGCAAGTGCTGTACTGTCCTGGAAATTGGCCAAGATGATTGAAGCcagggaaaaggaacaaaagaagaaacaaaaacgtcaagaaaatattgcaaaagCTAAACGACTAAAGAAGGATTGA
- the SMIM15 gene encoding small integral membrane protein 15 isoform X2, which yields MFDVKAWAEYVVEWAAKDPYGFLTTVILALTPLFLASAVLSWKLAKMIEAREKEQKKKQKRQENIAKAKRLKKD from the coding sequence ATGTTTGACGTAAAGGCTTGGGCTGAGTATGTTGTGGAATGGGCTGCAAAGGACCCGTATGGCTTCCTTACAACGGTTATTTTGGCCCTTACTCCATTGTTTCTAGCAAGTGCTGTACTGTCCTGGAAATTGGCCAAGATGATTGAAGCcagggaaaaggaacaaaagaagaaacaaaaacgtcaagaaaatattgcaaaagCTAAACGACTAAAGAAGGATTGA